In one window of Candidatus Zixiibacteriota bacterium DNA:
- the ettA gene encoding energy-dependent translational throttle protein EttA — MAEKFIFHMYGVNKFYGQKQVLRDINLSFYPGAKIGIVGENGSGKTTVLRIMAGLDTEFQGHAEITPGFRAAIVEQDLQLDPSLTVRQTVEQAFGETKALLDEYNTIAGSMAEPMEGDEMQKALDRMSALQDKIDALDAWNLDHNLKVAADALCLPEDDRMVGTLSGGEKRRVALCKVLLERPDLLLLDEPTNHLDAETANWLEAQLREYPGTVIIVTHDRYFLDNVTGWILELEGGHGIPWEGNYSSWLEQKLDELASTEKMESSRAQALKRELSWIRMNRGDRNELSRSRIREYEHLVARETAAAKSDSRAIQIAPSEQLGEQIIEFHDATMGYDDEQLFEKLSFALPRAAVVGLLGPNGTGKTTLFNLINGSLKPQEGGIVVGSSVRLAYVDQERAFLDGDKNLIDEVGDGIDTVRIGTRAVPIRQYLAGFGFKGASQQKLVRELSGGEQNRCNLAKVLKVGGNVLLMDEPTNDLDVNTLRMLEEAILDFSGCVMVISHDRFFLDRVCTHLLVFEGEAKVRWFEGNFSAYEEWRSKELGEKSFENRRNRYRTIVKV, encoded by the coding sequence ATGGCTGAAAAATTCATATTTCATATGTATGGCGTAAACAAGTTCTATGGGCAGAAACAAGTTCTCAGAGACATAAACCTCAGTTTCTATCCGGGCGCCAAGATCGGGATCGTAGGCGAGAACGGCTCAGGCAAGACAACTGTCCTGCGCATCATGGCAGGACTTGACACCGAGTTTCAGGGTCACGCCGAGATCACTCCCGGCTTTCGCGCCGCAATAGTAGAACAGGATCTACAGCTCGATCCAAGTCTTACCGTGCGGCAAACCGTGGAGCAGGCTTTCGGTGAGACCAAAGCGTTGCTGGATGAATACAACACCATCGCCGGCAGCATGGCCGAACCGATGGAAGGTGATGAAATGCAGAAGGCGCTGGATAGGATGAGTGCATTGCAGGATAAGATTGATGCACTGGATGCCTGGAATCTCGATCATAACCTCAAGGTCGCTGCCGACGCGCTCTGCCTGCCGGAAGACGATCGGATGGTCGGGACTCTGTCTGGCGGAGAGAAACGGCGGGTCGCACTATGCAAGGTGCTTCTTGAGCGACCGGATTTGCTGCTTCTTGACGAGCCAACCAATCACCTTGATGCAGAGACTGCTAATTGGCTGGAGGCGCAGCTTCGCGAGTATCCCGGGACAGTCATAATCGTCACTCACGATCGCTATTTCCTCGACAATGTCACCGGCTGGATACTCGAATTGGAGGGTGGTCACGGCATCCCCTGGGAGGGTAACTATAGCTCCTGGTTGGAGCAGAAGCTTGATGAACTCGCTTCCACTGAGAAGATGGAATCGTCACGTGCTCAGGCTCTTAAGCGTGAGCTATCATGGATTCGCATGAATCGTGGAGATCGCAATGAACTCTCGCGTTCTCGCATCAGAGAATATGAGCACCTTGTTGCCCGGGAGACCGCCGCGGCGAAATCTGACAGCAGAGCGATCCAGATCGCACCGAGCGAACAGCTGGGCGAACAGATCATTGAGTTTCATGACGCAACCATGGGATATGATGATGAACAGCTCTTTGAGAAACTGTCTTTCGCGCTGCCGCGGGCCGCGGTTGTTGGTCTGCTTGGCCCCAATGGAACCGGCAAGACGACTTTGTTTAATCTTATCAACGGGAGTCTGAAGCCACAGGAGGGCGGGATTGTTGTCGGATCATCGGTGAGGCTCGCGTATGTCGATCAGGAGCGAGCGTTTCTTGACGGCGATAAGAATCTGATCGATGAAGTGGGTGATGGTATTGATACGGTTAGAATCGGAACTCGTGCAGTCCCGATCCGACAATACCTCGCCGGATTTGGGTTTAAGGGCGCGTCTCAGCAGAAGTTGGTGCGAGAGCTTTCGGGCGGAGAGCAAAACCGATGCAACCTGGCCAAGGTGCTCAAAGTCGGAGGAAATGTGCTCCTGATGGATGAGCCAACCAACGACCTCGACGTCAATACTCTGCGGATGCTTGAAGAGGCGATTCTGGATTTCTCCGGATGCGTCATGGTTATCAGTCACGATCGCTTCTTTCTTGATCGAGTCTGCACCCATTTGCTTGTCTTCGAAGGCGAGGCAAAGGTGCGCTGGTTTGAGGGCAATTTCTCTGCATATGAGGAGTGGCGCAGCAAAGAGCTCGGTGAGAAGTCGTTCGAAAATCGGCGCAATCGCTATCGTACGATAGTGAAAGTGTGA